Proteins encoded together in one Impatiens glandulifera chromosome 1, dImpGla2.1, whole genome shotgun sequence window:
- the LOC124939120 gene encoding CDPK-related kinase 3-like has protein sequence MGQCHGKRIPPRHNVEGGATTFSGTVHDPPPTPARSLADVLLTTPRRFFKLPFPPPSPAKHIKASLAKRFGNVNPKEHTIPEDETIDNDEQPLDKNFGYNKNFDSHYELGMEMGRGQFGYTCVARVRKGVLKDQEVAVKIISKSKMVTAISIEDIRREVKILKSLSGHKNLVKYFDSFEDSINVYIVMELCEGGELFESIISRGGRIAECHAKGIVMQILSVVSFCHLQGVIHRDLKPENFLFHSKDNDGDMKLIDFGLSNYVKPDEKLSDIVGSAYYVAPEVLRRSYNVEADIWSIGVITYVLLCGNRPFWSRTESGIFNSILRNNPNFDDLPWPTISLEAIDFVKRLLNRDFKTRMTASQALTHPWLLNENYHVPLDLWVFKLLKLYLHSTPLKRAAQRALSKALTENEFVYLRAQFMLLEPDSEGFIGLDNLKMALARNATEAMKESKIPDILNSIGFWRSKMNYEEFCAAAISSWQLGTLKNWKEIACNAFIHFECEGNRVISVEELAWELHVGKSGYIIMEELIRSSDGKLKFRGFTAILDGPRRRFSIG, from the exons ATGGGACAATGCCATGGGAAGAGAATTCCTCCACGCCATAATGTTGAGGGCGGCGCCACCACTTTTTCCGGCACCGTCCATGATCCACCGCCGACACCAGCAAGGTCTTTAGCCGACGTTCTATTAACGACACCTCGAAGATTCTTCAAACTGCCATTCCCTCCCCCTTCTCCGGCGAAGCACATCAAGGCTTCTCTTGCCAAACGATTTGGAAATGTGAATCCCAAAGAACACACGATCCCTGAGGATGAAACTATAGACAATGACGAACAACCGTTGGACAAGAACTTCGGTTATAATAAGAACTTCGATTCGCATTATGAATTGGGGATGGAAATGGGTCGTGGACAGTTTGGATACACATGCGTGGCTCGAGTGAGAAAGGGTGTTCTTAAAGATCAAGAAGTTGCTGTCAAGATCATTTCAAAATCGAAG ATGGTCACAGCAATATCTATAGAGGATATAAGAAGAGAAGTAAAGATATTGAAATCTTTGTCAGGGCACAAGAATTTAGTCAAATATTTCGATTCATTCGAGGATTCCATTAATGTTTATATAGTTATGGA ATTATGCGAAGGAGGAGAACTATTTGAAAGTATAATCTCAAG AGGTGGAAGAATTGCAGAATGCCATGCAAAAGGTATTGTCATGCAAATCTTAAGCGTCGTTTCATTTTGCCACCTTCAAGGAGTTATTCATCGCGATTTAAAGCCAGAG AATTTTCTTTTCCATTCAAAAGATAATGATGGCGACATGAAACTCATTGACTTTGGTTTGTCTAACTATGTTAAACCAG ATGAAAAACTTAGTGACATTGTGGGAAGTGCATACTATGTAGCTCCAGAAGTTCTTCGTAGATCTTACAATGTTGAAGCAGACATTTGGAGTATTGGTGTTATAACCTATGTCTTATTATGTGGGAACAGACCATTTTGGTCAAGAACAGAATCTGgaatttttaattcaatcttAAGAAATAATCCAAATTTTGATGATCTTCCTTGGCCTACAATATCATTGGAAGCAATTGATTTTGTGAAAAGACTTTTGAATAGAGATTTCAAGACCAGAATGACTGCTTCACAAGCTTTGACTCATCCTTGGTTACTTAATGAAAACTATCATGTTCCTTTAGATTTATGGGTTTTTAAGCTTTTGAAGTTATATCTTCATTCTACACCTCTTAAACGTGCAGCACAAAGG GCTTTATCAAAAGCTTTGACTGAGAATGAGTTTGTTTATCTTAGAGCTCAATTTATGCTTCTTGAGCCTGATAGTGAAGGCTTCATTGGTCTAGACAACCTCAAAATG GCACTTGCAAGGAATGCAACCGAGGCAATGAAGGAATCTAAGATCCCCGATATTCTTAATTCG aTTGGTTTCTGGAGATCAAAAATGAACTACGAAGAGTTTTGTGCAGCTGCAATTAGCTCGTGGCAACTGGGGACTCTCAAAAATTGGAAAGAAATTGCTTGTAATGCATTTATTCATTTTGAATGTGAGGGTAATCGTGTTATCTCCGTCGAGGAATTGGCATGG GAACTACATGTTGGCAAATCGGGTTATATAATCATGGAAGAATTGATTCGAAGTTCGGATGGGAAGCTTAAATTTAGGGGATTTACCGCAATTTTGGATGGCCCGAGGAGGAGGTTTTCAATTGGATAA